In a single window of the Streptomyces sp. HUAS ZL42 genome:
- a CDS encoding sulfite exporter TauE/SafE family protein yields MIALVVAASLLIGVSLGVLGGGGSILTVPILVYLAGMETKEAIATSLFVVGVTSAAGVVSHARAGRVRWRTGLLFGLAGMTGAYAGGRLAEFVPGSVLLIAFALMMIATAVAMIRGRRQQPKKVHHELPVLHVLLDGIVVGLVTGLVGAGGGFLVVPALALLGGLPMTVAVGTSLLVIAMKSFAGLAGYLASVHIDWGFAALVTATAVVGSLLGGLLAGRIPQDALRKSFGWFVAVMGIFVLGQQIGSDLRHTLLTSPWTWASVAAAAGIVFSWSMLRAFARVPDRADGRDGPGRRGRRTGGLAPSTAADSSASSVKATNSEAHTG; encoded by the coding sequence ATGATCGCCCTGGTCGTCGCCGCGTCCCTGCTCATCGGGGTGAGCCTCGGCGTCCTGGGCGGCGGCGGATCCATCCTGACCGTGCCCATCCTGGTCTACCTGGCCGGAATGGAGACGAAGGAGGCCATCGCCACCTCGCTGTTCGTCGTCGGCGTCACCAGCGCCGCAGGGGTCGTCTCGCACGCCCGCGCCGGGCGCGTCCGGTGGCGTACGGGGCTGCTGTTCGGCCTCGCCGGCATGACCGGCGCCTACGCGGGCGGTCGGCTGGCCGAGTTCGTCCCCGGCAGCGTCCTGCTGATCGCGTTCGCCCTCATGATGATCGCCACCGCCGTGGCCATGATCCGCGGCCGCAGGCAGCAGCCGAAGAAGGTCCACCATGAACTCCCCGTACTCCACGTCCTGTTGGACGGCATCGTCGTAGGACTGGTGACCGGACTGGTCGGCGCGGGCGGAGGCTTCCTCGTCGTCCCCGCCCTCGCGCTGCTCGGCGGGCTGCCGATGACCGTGGCCGTCGGCACCTCACTGCTGGTCATCGCCATGAAATCCTTTGCGGGCCTGGCCGGGTACCTCGCCAGCGTGCACATCGACTGGGGGTTCGCCGCCCTCGTCACGGCGACCGCCGTCGTCGGCAGTCTGCTCGGCGGACTGCTGGCCGGGCGGATCCCGCAGGACGCTCTGCGCAAGTCCTTCGGCTGGTTCGTCGCCGTCATGGGCATCTTCGTCCTCGGCCAGCAGATCGGCTCCGACCTGCGCCACACCCTGCTGACCAGCCCCTGGACATGGGCCTCCGTGGCCGCCGCGGCGGGAATCGTCTTCAGCTGGTCCATGCTGCGCGCCTTCGCACGCGTACCGGACCGGGCAGACGGACGCGACGGCCCTGGTCGGCGAGGGAGGCGAACGGGCGGTCTCGCACCCAGCACGGCGGCAGACTCCTCGGCGAGTTCGGTGAAGGCGACGAACTCGGAGGCGCACACCGGGTGA
- a CDS encoding NAD(P)/FAD-dependent oxidoreductase, with amino-acid sequence MGKHIVILGGGTAGTMAANRLRRTHGESEYRITVVDQDDDHLYQPGLLFVPFGTAQSHHLVRSRPRQLNAGIDYKRAQIDRVDLDARVVHFAVGGWVSYDVLVVATGAVLLPEETEGLTGPGWGENVFTFYDLPGAVGLHHALERFEGGRVVVDVADLPVKCPVAPLEFAFLADWYFQRCGIRDRVQLTYVTPLDGAFTKPVAAKALGGLLAEKGIELVTEFTLGEVDGPGGRLVSYDEREVPFDLAVVVPLHGGAAYVGRSEGLGDELGFIPVDPHTLQHPDRPEVFAIGDAAGLPASKAGSVAHFEGEVLVHNIGRFLAGQPLDASFDGHANCFVETGFHKALLIDFNYDTEPLPGHFPGPVGLPLLKESHAAHLGKLAFEWLYWHSLLPGRELPGIGSAMPEHGKTHVPA; translated from the coding sequence ATGGGCAAACACATCGTGATTCTCGGCGGCGGGACTGCCGGCACCATGGCAGCCAACCGCCTGCGTCGCACGCACGGCGAGAGCGAGTACCGGATCACGGTCGTCGACCAGGACGATGACCATCTCTACCAGCCCGGCCTGCTGTTCGTCCCCTTCGGCACGGCCCAGTCGCACCACCTCGTCCGCTCCCGCCCGCGGCAGCTGAACGCCGGTATCGACTACAAGCGGGCACAGATCGACCGGGTGGACCTGGACGCACGGGTGGTGCACTTCGCGGTCGGCGGCTGGGTGTCGTACGACGTCCTCGTGGTGGCCACCGGAGCCGTGCTGCTGCCGGAGGAGACCGAAGGGCTGACCGGTCCCGGCTGGGGCGAGAACGTCTTCACCTTCTACGACCTGCCCGGTGCCGTGGGTCTGCACCACGCGCTGGAGCGCTTCGAGGGCGGACGTGTCGTGGTGGATGTGGCGGATCTGCCGGTCAAGTGCCCCGTCGCACCGCTGGAGTTCGCCTTCCTCGCCGACTGGTACTTCCAGCGATGCGGCATCCGCGACAGGGTCCAGTTGACTTATGTGACCCCGTTGGACGGCGCCTTCACCAAGCCGGTCGCGGCGAAGGCGTTGGGCGGGTTGCTGGCGGAGAAGGGTATCGAGCTGGTCACCGAGTTCACGCTCGGCGAGGTCGACGGACCGGGTGGGCGACTGGTGTCGTACGACGAGCGCGAGGTGCCCTTCGACCTGGCCGTCGTCGTACCGCTGCACGGCGGCGCCGCGTACGTCGGCCGCTCCGAGGGCCTCGGCGACGAACTGGGCTTCATCCCCGTCGACCCGCACACCCTCCAACACCCCGACCGCCCCGAGGTGTTCGCGATCGGCGACGCGGCGGGTCTGCCCGCCTCCAAGGCCGGTTCGGTGGCGCACTTCGAGGGTGAGGTGCTGGTGCACAACATCGGCCGCTTCCTCGCCGGACAGCCGCTGGACGCCTCCTTCGACGGGCATGCCAACTGCTTCGTCGAGACGGGCTTCCACAAGGCGCTGCTGATCGACTTCAACTACGACACCGAGCCGCTGCCCGGCCATTTCCCGGGCCCAGTCGGCCTGCCGCTGCTGAAGGAGTCGCACGCCGCCCACCTCGGCAAGCTCGCCTTCGAATGGCTGTACTGGCACAGCCTGCTGCCCGGCCGGGAACTGCCCGGCATCGGCTCGGCGATGCCCGAGCACGGAAAGACTCACGTGCCCGCCTGA
- a CDS encoding DsrE/DsrF/DrsH-like family protein has translation MADTATIEKVSIIVSKGSLEGIYPALIMANGARAEGIEADLFFTFFGLDAITKKRWEHIKLATVGNPGLHLPTLLGGVPGMPDLVTRYMERKMDKLDIPPIPEFIEMIADTGAGIYACKASVDLFELGKDDLVEQVQGVITVGEFYEHAAGGQIIYT, from the coding sequence ATGGCCGACACCGCCACGATCGAGAAGGTATCGATCATCGTCTCCAAGGGATCCCTGGAAGGGATCTACCCGGCCCTGATCATGGCCAACGGCGCCCGAGCCGAGGGGATCGAGGCCGACCTGTTCTTCACGTTCTTCGGACTGGACGCGATTACGAAGAAGCGCTGGGAGCACATCAAGCTGGCCACCGTCGGCAACCCGGGCCTGCACCTGCCGACCCTGCTGGGCGGTGTACCGGGCATGCCTGATCTGGTCACCCGGTACATGGAACGCAAGATGGACAAGCTCGACATCCCGCCGATCCCCGAGTTCATCGAGATGATCGCCGACACCGGCGCGGGCATCTACGCCTGCAAGGCGTCCGTGGACCTCTTCGAGCTCGGCAAGGACGACCTCGTCGAGCAGGTCCAGGGCGTCATCACGGTGGGGGAGTTCTATGAACACGCCGCCGGTGGTCAGATCATCTACACCTGA
- the trxA gene encoding thioredoxin encodes MPTVELTKDNFEDTVTGSEIVLIDFWAAWCGPCRMFGPVYEKAAERHPDIVFGKVDTEAQPELAAAFQVSSIPTLMAVRDRTVLYAQPGALPPQALEELIGRIRAIDMNDVRRQAAPRPAERS; translated from the coding sequence ATGCCGACCGTTGAACTGACCAAGGACAACTTCGAGGACACCGTCACCGGTTCGGAGATCGTGCTGATCGACTTCTGGGCCGCCTGGTGCGGACCGTGCCGGATGTTCGGCCCCGTCTACGAGAAGGCGGCCGAACGCCACCCGGACATCGTCTTCGGCAAGGTCGACACCGAGGCACAGCCCGAACTGGCGGCGGCCTTCCAGGTCTCGTCCATCCCCACCCTGATGGCCGTCCGCGACCGCACCGTGCTGTACGCCCAGCCGGGCGCCCTGCCGCCGCAGGCCCTGGAGGAGCTCATCGGCAGGATCCGGGCCATCGACATGAACGACGTGCGCAGGCAGGCCGCACCACGCCCGGCAGAGCGCAGCTGA
- a CDS encoding sulfite exporter TauE/SafE family protein — protein sequence MSALVLALAAGAVIGLALGALGGGGSVLAVPALIYLLDFAPVAATTASLVIVTVISVTAVIAHAREGHVRRRTGLLFAAAGIGPAMLGGAVAGRIPAAVLTAAFALVAGAAALRMLRTRPAAEGAAAVRPGRAAAVGAGLGTVTGVLGVGGGFLAVPALVGVLGMRMRNAVGTSLLVITVNSLAALATRAGTVDGLDWAVLGPFAGAAVLGAWDGKRLAAKVSGHTLQRIFALVLLAVAAFMLIDAVV from the coding sequence ATGAGCGCTCTCGTGCTCGCCCTGGCCGCCGGTGCAGTGATCGGCCTGGCGTTGGGCGCGCTCGGGGGCGGCGGCAGCGTGCTGGCCGTCCCCGCCCTGATCTACCTGCTCGATTTCGCCCCGGTCGCGGCCACCACCGCCAGCCTGGTCATCGTCACGGTCATCTCGGTCACCGCGGTGATCGCGCATGCTCGTGAGGGGCACGTCCGCCGGCGGACCGGGCTGCTGTTCGCGGCGGCCGGGATCGGTCCGGCGATGCTGGGCGGTGCGGTCGCCGGCCGTATCCCGGCGGCTGTGCTGACGGCGGCGTTCGCCCTGGTGGCGGGAGCGGCCGCCTTGCGCATGCTGCGGACCCGGCCCGCCGCGGAGGGCGCTGCGGCGGTGCGGCCGGGGCGGGCGGCGGCCGTGGGGGCCGGACTCGGCACGGTCACCGGTGTCCTCGGCGTCGGTGGCGGGTTCCTCGCCGTACCGGCGCTGGTGGGGGTACTCGGCATGCGGATGCGGAACGCGGTGGGCACCAGCCTGCTGGTCATCACCGTCAACTCGCTGGCCGCGCTGGCGACACGCGCCGGTACGGTCGACGGCCTGGACTGGGCTGTCCTCGGGCCCTTCGCCGGGGCCGCGGTGCTCGGCGCGTGGGACGGGAAACGGCTGGCGGCGAAGGTCTCCGGACACACACTTCAACGGATCTTCGCCCTGGTGCTGCTGGCCGTGGCCGCGTTCATGCTGATCGACGCGGTGGTGTGA
- a CDS encoding NAD(P)H-dependent oxidoreductase subunit E, translated as MVPVGPADRFDAFRALADRRGRPGNRLIESLAEARAGTPDGPEVWAPPVAARVGLPAAAALGPASYFADLAAPHGRRHVRVCAATACFAAQAGRHLADVEDALGVTLGTASPDGAVSVQTVRCLGYCYAGPAALDGDTPCTGPTLAGQLTGREPRRAPDIPVTDDTGDPVLLGGVLSGEPAWQVWPGAVTKGTRDGVLSEVAASGLRGRGGAGFRVAAKWEAAGRAPGTVVVANGDEGDPGSYADRLLMEADPERVLEGLALACFVCGSRLGVVLVRSEYPAALARMREAVGHAYADGRLGPSVHGTGAALDIRVVEGAGSYVAGEETALIAGLEGGRGCARPRPPYPTERGLWDAPTVVNNVETLAAVPWIVRRGGEAYARRGTPGETGTKLVCLSERFARPGCYEVELGTPVRRIVTDLGGGLKDDAEPVALQVGGPLGGFLAADALDVPLSEAGLSARGAALGHAGLVAFDERVAPEDVLRHVWEFAAAESCGACSPCRVGTRRGLGMASARTPPGQGWERLSRVLAEASLCAFGRRIPSAVRSLARAYGDRLAGWDP; from the coding sequence ATGGTTCCCGTCGGTCCTGCCGACCGTTTCGATGCGTTCCGAGCCCTGGCCGACCGGCGCGGGCGGCCTGGGAACCGGTTGATCGAGTCGCTGGCCGAGGCCAGAGCGGGAACACCGGACGGCCCCGAGGTGTGGGCCCCGCCTGTCGCTGCCCGAGTCGGACTGCCCGCTGCCGCCGCGCTCGGACCGGCCAGCTACTTCGCGGACCTCGCCGCCCCGCACGGCCGCCGTCACGTCCGGGTGTGTGCCGCGACTGCCTGCTTCGCAGCCCAGGCCGGACGGCATCTCGCCGATGTCGAGGACGCGCTGGGTGTCACCCTCGGAACGGCCTCGCCGGACGGTGCGGTGTCAGTGCAGACCGTCCGTTGTCTGGGCTACTGCTACGCGGGCCCTGCGGCGCTCGACGGCGACACGCCCTGCACAGGTCCGACTCTCGCCGGTCAGCTGACCGGGCGGGAGCCGCGGCGGGCACCGGACATCCCGGTGACCGATGACACCGGTGACCCGGTACTGCTGGGCGGTGTGCTCTCCGGTGAGCCCGCCTGGCAGGTGTGGCCGGGGGCGGTGACGAAGGGAACCCGAGACGGGGTCCTCAGCGAGGTCGCGGCATCCGGGCTTCGAGGGCGTGGCGGCGCGGGCTTCCGCGTGGCGGCGAAATGGGAGGCTGCCGGCCGCGCCCCCGGCACCGTGGTCGTGGCCAACGGCGACGAAGGGGACCCTGGCTCGTACGCCGATCGGCTGTTGATGGAGGCCGACCCGGAGCGGGTGCTGGAGGGGCTGGCCCTGGCCTGTTTCGTGTGCGGGTCCCGCCTGGGCGTGGTGCTGGTGCGCTCCGAATACCCGGCCGCCCTCGCGCGGATGCGGGAAGCCGTGGGGCACGCGTATGCCGACGGCCGTCTCGGCCCGTCCGTGCACGGTACGGGCGCCGCGCTCGACATCCGGGTCGTCGAAGGCGCCGGCTCCTACGTCGCCGGTGAGGAGACCGCGCTCATAGCGGGGCTGGAGGGCGGCCGGGGTTGCGCCCGCCCCCGCCCGCCGTACCCGACCGAGCGCGGGCTGTGGGACGCGCCGACCGTGGTCAACAACGTGGAGACCCTGGCGGCCGTGCCGTGGATCGTCCGGCGCGGCGGCGAGGCGTACGCCCGGCGCGGCACGCCCGGCGAGACGGGGACCAAGCTGGTGTGTCTCTCCGAGCGGTTCGCCCGGCCGGGTTGTTACGAGGTCGAACTCGGCACGCCGGTACGGCGGATCGTCACGGACCTGGGCGGTGGCCTGAAGGACGACGCGGAGCCGGTCGCTCTCCAGGTCGGCGGACCACTGGGAGGCTTCCTCGCCGCCGACGCCCTGGACGTACCGCTGTCGGAGGCCGGACTGTCCGCTCGGGGCGCCGCCCTCGGCCATGCCGGTCTGGTGGCCTTCGATGAGCGCGTGGCGCCGGAGGACGTGTTGCGGCACGTGTGGGAGTTCGCCGCGGCGGAGAGCTGTGGGGCGTGTTCGCCGTGCCGGGTCGGCACGCGCCGCGGCCTGGGGATGGCATCCGCCCGGACCCCGCCGGGACAGGGGTGGGAGCGGCTGTCGCGTGTCCTGGCCGAGGCGAGCCTGTGTGCCTTCGGACGGCGGATCCCGTCCGCCGTGCGGAGTCTTGCCCGCGCCTACGGGGATCGGCTGGCGGGGTGGGACCCATGA
- a CDS encoding TusE/DsrC/DsvC family sulfur relay protein → MPTATYADTAVPVDDEGFFTDPDRWTEPMAEQIAHEQGIEPLTDRHWTVIHFMRAQYAAKGTGPTVRVLGKTSGVSVKELYQLFPKGPAKTAAKIAGIPKPRGCI, encoded by the coding sequence ATGCCCACCGCCACCTACGCAGACACCGCCGTCCCCGTCGACGACGAGGGCTTCTTCACCGACCCCGACCGGTGGACCGAGCCGATGGCCGAACAGATCGCCCACGAACAGGGCATCGAGCCACTGACCGACCGGCACTGGACGGTCATCCACTTCATGCGCGCCCAGTACGCGGCAAAGGGAACGGGCCCCACCGTACGAGTGCTCGGCAAGACCTCCGGTGTGAGCGTCAAGGAGCTGTACCAGCTCTTCCCGAAGGGACCGGCGAAGACCGCCGCGAAGATCGCCGGGATCCCCAAGCCCCGCGGCTGCATCTGA
- a CDS encoding aminotransferase class V-fold PLP-dependent enzyme has protein sequence MSTSLAPAASALMEHIRGGLIGDDEVLDGPYGPKRIVYADYTASGRSLDFVEDFVREQVLPHYGNTHTESSSTGLQTTRLREDARRIIRGAVGGTDDDLVIFCGSGATAAVNKLVGILQLRRPEKPPAAQRPVVFVGPYEHHSNELPWRESIADVVVIDEDRDGHIDLDRLEAGLRRYADRPLRIGSFSAASNVTGILTDADRIARLLHTHGALSFWDYAAAAPYVPIRVTESAPGAGDHKDALFLSPHKFVGGPQTPGVLVVRRELVRNQVPTAPGGGTVAFVDPLGHRYLDDPVAREEGGTPAIVESIRAGLVFALKQAVGTDAIQAAEERHWRRALARWDSNPRIEILGNHHARRLSIVSFRIRHGDHAYLHHNYVVALLNDLLGIQARGGCSCAGPYGHRLLAIDHATSHALLDEVVHGCDGIKPGWIRVNFNYFISDTVRDYLIDAVDLVAARAHRLLPDYRFDPHTGQWHHRAGPADPPLRLTGVRFAADGRITTPAVRHRRRGEATLSGQLARAREVLAARSDRLDDGPTGLPADFERMRWFPLPPTCLEQSRTGTG, from the coding sequence ATGAGCACGTCCTTGGCGCCGGCCGCGTCGGCATTGATGGAGCACATCCGGGGCGGGCTCATCGGTGACGACGAGGTCCTGGACGGCCCGTACGGTCCGAAGCGGATCGTCTACGCGGACTACACCGCCTCCGGTCGCTCGCTGGACTTCGTGGAGGACTTCGTCCGCGAGCAGGTGCTGCCGCACTACGGCAACACGCACACGGAGAGCTCCAGCACCGGCCTGCAGACGACCCGCCTGCGCGAGGACGCCCGCCGGATCATCCGGGGCGCGGTGGGCGGCACCGACGACGACCTGGTGATCTTCTGCGGTTCGGGTGCCACCGCGGCCGTGAACAAACTCGTCGGCATCCTTCAGCTGCGCCGACCGGAGAAGCCGCCCGCAGCCCAGCGTCCGGTGGTCTTCGTCGGGCCGTACGAGCACCACTCCAACGAGCTGCCCTGGCGCGAGTCGATCGCCGACGTCGTGGTCATCGACGAGGACCGGGACGGCCACATCGACCTGGACCGGCTCGAAGCGGGGCTGAGAAGGTACGCCGACCGGCCGCTGCGCATCGGCAGCTTCTCCGCCGCCTCCAACGTCACCGGCATCCTCACCGACGCCGACCGCATCGCCCGGCTGCTGCACACGCACGGCGCTCTCTCCTTCTGGGACTACGCGGCCGCCGCCCCCTACGTCCCGATCCGGGTCACGGAAAGCGCCCCCGGCGCCGGCGACCACAAGGACGCCCTCTTCCTCTCCCCGCACAAGTTCGTCGGCGGCCCGCAGACCCCGGGCGTGCTCGTCGTACGGCGGGAACTGGTCCGCAATCAGGTACCGACGGCGCCCGGCGGCGGCACCGTGGCCTTCGTCGACCCCCTCGGCCACCGCTACCTCGACGATCCGGTCGCCCGCGAGGAGGGCGGCACACCGGCCATCGTGGAGTCCATCCGCGCCGGGCTGGTCTTCGCTCTGAAACAGGCCGTCGGTACCGACGCCATTCAGGCCGCCGAAGAGCGCCACTGGCGCCGCGCCCTGGCCCGCTGGGACAGCAACCCGCGCATCGAGATCCTCGGCAACCACCACGCCCGGCGGCTGTCCATCGTCTCCTTCCGCATCCGCCACGGCGACCACGCCTACCTTCACCACAACTACGTCGTCGCCCTGCTCAACGACCTGCTCGGCATCCAGGCCCGCGGTGGCTGCTCGTGCGCCGGGCCGTACGGCCACCGCCTGCTCGCCATCGACCACGCCACCTCGCACGCCCTGCTCGACGAGGTCGTCCACGGCTGCGACGGCATCAAACCCGGCTGGATCCGCGTCAACTTCAACTACTTCATCAGCGACACCGTGCGCGACTACCTCATCGACGCCGTCGACCTCGTCGCCGCCCGTGCCCACCGCCTCCTGCCCGACTACCGCTTCGATCCGCACACCGGGCAGTGGCACCACCGCGCCGGTCCCGCCGATCCCCCGCTGCGGCTGACCGGCGTGCGCTTCGCAGCCGACGGGCGCATCACCACACCGGCCGTCCGCCACCGCCGAAGGGGAGAAGCGACACTGTCCGGTCAGCTCGCCCGCGCCCGCGAGGTCCTCGCCGCTCGTTCCGACCGCCTGGACGACGGCCCCACCGGGCTGCCGGCCGACTTCGAGCGCATGCGCTGGTTCCCGTTGCCGCCGACCTGTCTGGAACAAAGCCGGACCGGCACCGGTTGA
- a CDS encoding DUF302 domain-containing protein, which yields MRYDRTVHLDTDFATAVARTRDALAQQGFGILTEIDVTATLKAKLDHDMEDYVILGACNPPLAHRALETDRSIGLLLPCNVVIRRSGDRTAVQALDPSTMVALTELEALRPVAEEATRRLDAALASLTVAHAGD from the coding sequence ATGCGTTACGACCGCACCGTGCACCTCGACACCGACTTCGCCACCGCCGTCGCCCGCACCCGCGACGCCCTCGCCCAGCAGGGCTTCGGCATCCTCACCGAGATCGACGTCACCGCCACCCTCAAGGCCAAGCTCGACCACGACATGGAGGACTACGTCATCCTCGGCGCCTGCAACCCACCGCTCGCCCACCGCGCTCTGGAGACCGACCGCTCGATCGGCCTGCTGCTGCCCTGCAACGTGGTCATCCGTCGCAGCGGCGACCGCACCGCCGTACAGGCCCTCGACCCGAGCACGATGGTCGCCCTCACCGAACTCGAGGCGCTGCGCCCGGTCGCCGAGGAAGCCACACGACGCCTCGACGCCGCGCTGGCCTCCCTCACCGTGGCCCACGCCGGCGACTGA
- a CDS encoding OsmC family protein, whose protein sequence is MTGSAPHTLGTNRSQEALVQRLEVAHVDHDAYAVDIRGHRLQVDQPTEAGGTDTAPTPTELFAASLATCIAFYAGRYLHRHNLPRTGLRVRTEFTMATDRPARVASLRIVIVPPPELPEQRRAALLAVASHCTVHNTLHQPPEIDIELEP, encoded by the coding sequence ATGACCGGCAGTGCACCGCACACCCTCGGCACAAACCGGAGCCAGGAGGCGCTCGTACAGCGTCTCGAGGTAGCCCACGTCGACCACGACGCCTACGCGGTGGACATCCGCGGCCACCGCCTCCAGGTCGACCAGCCCACCGAGGCGGGTGGCACGGACACCGCACCCACCCCCACCGAGCTGTTCGCCGCCTCCCTGGCCACCTGCATCGCCTTCTACGCGGGCCGCTACCTCCACCGCCACAACCTGCCGCGCACCGGCCTGCGCGTCCGCACCGAGTTCACCATGGCCACCGACCGCCCCGCCCGCGTCGCCTCCCTGCGCATCGTGATCGTCCCGCCACCTGAGCTCCCCGAGCAGCGCAGAGCGGCCCTGCTCGCCGTGGCCTCGCACTGCACGGTCCACAACACCCTCCACCAGCCACCCGAGATCGACATCGAGCTGGAACCATGA
- a CDS encoding rhodanese-like domain-containing protein: MTTHADKPRLDPATLRDLTRDGEGPRLLDVRTPGEFRTAHIPGSYNVPLDTLREHRAELLHHLDEDVVLICRSGARAAQAEQALAEAGLPNLRVLDGGVMAWETSGGTLNRGPERWDLERQVRLVAGTLVLITGIAGLFLPGLHLIGTAVGAGLAVAALTNTCAMGLLLSKLPYNRGPRTDLDTVVAALRGAS, encoded by the coding sequence ATGACCACCCACGCCGACAAGCCACGACTCGATCCCGCCACCCTGCGCGACCTGACCCGGGACGGTGAAGGCCCGCGCCTGCTGGACGTGCGCACGCCCGGCGAGTTCCGCACCGCCCACATCCCCGGCTCCTACAACGTCCCCCTCGACACCCTGCGCGAGCACCGCGCCGAGCTGCTGCACCATCTCGACGAGGACGTCGTCCTCATCTGCCGCTCCGGCGCCCGCGCCGCCCAGGCCGAACAGGCCCTCGCCGAGGCGGGACTGCCCAACCTGCGCGTTCTCGACGGCGGCGTCATGGCGTGGGAGACCTCCGGCGGCACCCTCAACCGCGGGCCCGAGCGCTGGGACCTGGAGCGCCAGGTACGGCTCGTCGCCGGAACCCTCGTCCTGATCACCGGCATCGCGGGCCTGTTCCTGCCCGGACTGCACCTCATCGGCACAGCCGTCGGGGCCGGTCTGGCCGTCGCCGCTCTCACCAACACCTGCGCGATGGGCCTGCTGCTGTCGAAGCTGCCCTACAACCGCGGCCCGCGCACCGACCTTGACACCGTCGTCGCCGCCCTGCGCGGTGCGTCATGA
- a CDS encoding metal-sensitive transcriptional regulator codes for MELELEGADLKAVLNRLRRAQGQISGVIRMIEEGRDCEDVVTQLAAASRALDRAGFAIIATGLQQCVADIESGRKNGEDGEDSVQMRARLEKLFLSLA; via the coding sequence GTGGAACTGGAGCTCGAGGGTGCGGACCTGAAGGCCGTACTGAACCGGCTGCGCCGCGCGCAGGGTCAGATCTCCGGCGTGATCCGGATGATCGAGGAGGGACGCGACTGCGAGGACGTCGTCACCCAGCTCGCCGCCGCCTCCCGCGCACTCGACCGGGCCGGGTTCGCGATCATCGCGACCGGCCTGCAGCAGTGCGTGGCGGACATCGAGTCCGGCCGCAAGAACGGCGAAGACGGCGAGGACAGCGTGCAGATGCGCGCCCGCCTGGAGAAGCTGTTCCTGTCCCTGGCATAG
- a CDS encoding rhodanese-like domain-containing protein, with protein MSIFRRDRGGPGRVTVQEAAARTGHEDTETGGDAVLLDVREPYEWQAGHASGAVHLPLSALAAGAALPADAQARPLVVICRSGNRSRQAAELLAARGSQAVDVIGGMRDWAGAGLPVVDARGGRGTVV; from the coding sequence ATGAGCATCTTCCGACGAGATCGGGGTGGCCCGGGCCGGGTGACTGTCCAGGAGGCGGCCGCGCGCACTGGTCACGAGGACACCGAAACCGGCGGCGACGCCGTACTGCTCGATGTCCGCGAACCTTATGAGTGGCAGGCCGGGCACGCCTCCGGAGCCGTACACCTGCCGCTGTCCGCTCTGGCCGCCGGGGCGGCGTTGCCCGCTGACGCGCAGGCGCGGCCCCTGGTCGTGATCTGCCGTTCGGGCAACCGCTCCCGGCAGGCTGCCGAGCTGCTCGCCGCCCGCGGCTCGCAGGCCGTGGACGTGATCGGCGGGATGCGGGACTGGGCCGGGGCGGGTCTGCCGGTGGTGGATGCGCGCGGCGGGCGCGGCACCGTCGTATGA